In Rhizobium lusitanum, a genomic segment contains:
- a CDS encoding M20 family metallopeptidase: MDRVQVIEAARNYVDSGGLEADLARLVARRSVSQSEGRREELQAYLEKEMQPLLLSMGFSVEIFDNPREGGAPLLIASRIEGEELPTVLVYGHGDVCNGEAHRWREGLEPFKLTREDDKLYGRGTADNKIQHLINIKALELLIRKTGRLGFNAKIILEMAEETGSFGLREFFKANRERLAADVLIASDGPRLAVDTPTMFMGSRGGMSINLIVNLRDGDHHSGNFGGLLADPAIILAQAIATITDARGQIKIAEWRPTSLTPDIRAVLRDLPPRRHDADWGERDLTPSERVFGWNSFAVLALSSGNIDAPQNAISGSARAACQLRFVVGTDIDNIIPALRRHLDANGFPMVEVRAARGEAFRATRFSPDHPWVRFVEDSLTRSAGRRPHVLPNLAGSLPNDAFTEILGLPTIWIPHSHAECGQHGPNEHVLIPIAREGMQVMTALFLDIADNAASLRANA; the protein is encoded by the coding sequence ATGGACAGAGTGCAAGTGATCGAGGCCGCCCGCAATTATGTCGACAGCGGCGGGCTCGAGGCGGACCTCGCGAGGCTCGTGGCGCGACGTTCCGTCAGCCAGTCCGAAGGTCGACGTGAGGAGCTTCAGGCCTATCTGGAGAAGGAAATGCAGCCGCTGCTGCTTTCCATGGGTTTTTCCGTCGAGATCTTCGATAATCCGCGGGAGGGGGGAGCGCCGCTCTTGATCGCCAGCCGCATCGAGGGCGAGGAATTGCCGACCGTGCTGGTCTATGGCCATGGCGATGTGTGCAATGGCGAAGCGCATCGCTGGCGCGAGGGCCTTGAGCCGTTCAAGCTTACTCGCGAAGACGACAAGCTTTACGGCCGGGGCACGGCGGACAACAAGATCCAACATCTCATCAACATCAAGGCGCTTGAACTGCTGATCCGAAAGACCGGCCGTCTCGGTTTCAACGCGAAGATCATTCTGGAGATGGCCGAGGAAACCGGCTCCTTCGGCCTGCGAGAATTCTTCAAAGCCAACCGGGAACGCCTTGCGGCGGATGTGCTGATCGCCTCCGACGGTCCGCGTTTGGCGGTGGACACGCCGACCATGTTCATGGGATCGCGTGGCGGCATGTCCATCAATCTCATCGTCAACCTGCGCGACGGAGATCATCATTCCGGCAATTTCGGCGGCCTGCTTGCCGATCCGGCCATTATTCTCGCCCAGGCAATCGCGACGATCACCGATGCGCGCGGCCAGATCAAGATTGCCGAATGGCGACCGACGAGCCTCACGCCCGATATCCGCGCCGTCCTTCGCGACCTGCCGCCACGGAGACACGATGCCGATTGGGGCGAGCGCGATCTGACGCCGAGCGAACGGGTCTTCGGCTGGAACTCCTTCGCCGTTCTCGCCTTGTCCTCCGGCAATATCGATGCGCCGCAGAACGCCATATCGGGTTCGGCGCGGGCCGCCTGTCAGCTGCGCTTCGTGGTCGGCACGGACATCGACAATATCATTCCGGCTCTGCGCCGCCATCTCGACGCCAATGGCTTTCCGATGGTCGAGGTGCGCGCCGCTCGCGGCGAGGCATTCCGGGCGACGCGCTTTTCACCGGACCATCCATGGGTGCGGTTCGTCGAGGACTCCCTTACGCGCAGTGCGGGTCGCCGCCCACATGTCTTGCCCAATCTCGCCGGATCGCTGCCGAACGATGCCTTTACCGAAATTCTCGGGCTACCGACGATCTGGATTCCCCATTCCCATGCCGAGTGCGGCCAGCACGGGCCGAACGAGCATGTTCTGATCCCGATCGCGCGCGAAGGCATGCAGGTGATGACGGCGCTGTTCCTCGATATCGCCGACAATGCAGCCAGCCTGAGGGCAAATGCCTGA
- a CDS encoding FadR/GntR family transcriptional regulator: MSELADWLSETKPISRKNAAEAVFEDLRSAISSGQLTIGTRLPSEAQLAERYGVSRPIIREALRSLQTLGLTQTRTGSGTYVMTAVPSPELNYGAYSARDLIEARPFIEVPAAGWAALRRTEQQLAALLELCDKMEREEEPYPWVLLDSQFHGVIADASGNALFAKIVADAREALSLQSEMVNMMAGRRSASNLEHRRIVDAIKAGSGQEAREAMELHLGQVKQVVATIIGEDQAPR; this comes from the coding sequence ATAAGCGAATTGGCTGACTGGTTATCCGAGACAAAGCCGATCAGTCGGAAGAACGCCGCCGAGGCGGTCTTTGAAGATTTGCGTTCGGCTATCAGCTCGGGCCAGCTGACCATCGGCACACGCCTGCCATCGGAGGCTCAACTGGCGGAAAGGTATGGCGTGAGTCGGCCCATCATCCGCGAGGCTCTGCGCTCTCTTCAAACGCTCGGTCTGACGCAAACGCGCACCGGCAGCGGTACTTATGTCATGACTGCGGTACCGAGCCCGGAACTCAACTATGGCGCCTACTCGGCTCGCGATCTGATCGAGGCCCGCCCGTTCATCGAGGTTCCCGCCGCCGGCTGGGCGGCGCTGCGCCGGACGGAGCAGCAACTGGCAGCATTGCTGGAGCTGTGCGACAAGATGGAGAGGGAAGAGGAGCCGTACCCGTGGGTGCTGCTCGACTCGCAGTTTCACGGCGTGATCGCTGATGCCTCGGGCAACGCGCTGTTTGCAAAAATCGTGGCCGATGCCCGTGAAGCCCTGTCTCTGCAATCTGAGATGGTGAACATGATGGCCGGACGACGCTCGGCATCGAACCTCGAGCACCGCCGGATCGTGGACGCGATCAAGGCGGGCTCAGGGCAGGAGGCGCGAGAGGCAATGGAGCTTCACCTGGGCCAGGTGAAGCAGGTGGTTGCCACCATCATTGGAGAAGATCAGGCTCCGCGTTGA
- a CDS encoding SDR family oxidoreductase, translating to MSNIDGRVVAITGASSGIGAATARVLVAAGARVVIGARREDRLEELADEIGAAGGLVRTRRLDVTSVEDVRAFANYAVAEFGRLDAIVNNAGVMPLSPMEALKVDEWDRMVDVNIKGVLYGIAAALPIMKAQGTGHIVNVSSIGGHSVSPTAAVYCATKFAVRAISDGLRQEEDRIRVTIISPGVTTSELADTISDDSAREAMRIWRATAISPEAVANSILYALSQPEDVDVSEIIIRPTASPH from the coding sequence ATGTCCAATATAGATGGTAGAGTCGTCGCCATAACTGGCGCAAGCAGCGGCATCGGCGCAGCGACCGCGCGGGTTTTGGTTGCAGCAGGAGCCCGCGTTGTCATCGGTGCGCGCCGCGAGGATCGTCTGGAAGAACTGGCTGATGAGATTGGCGCGGCCGGTGGTTTGGTCCGGACGCGGAGGCTTGATGTGACATCGGTAGAAGACGTTAGGGCCTTCGCGAACTATGCCGTCGCGGAATTCGGCCGGCTCGACGCCATCGTCAACAATGCGGGCGTCATGCCGCTATCGCCGATGGAGGCACTGAAGGTCGATGAATGGGACCGGATGGTGGATGTCAATATCAAAGGTGTGCTTTACGGAATTGCCGCTGCCCTACCGATCATGAAGGCGCAGGGCACGGGCCACATCGTCAACGTCTCGTCGATCGGCGGCCACAGCGTCTCGCCTACAGCCGCCGTTTATTGCGCCACAAAGTTCGCGGTTCGGGCAATCTCCGATGGCCTTCGGCAGGAGGAAGACCGCATCCGCGTCACGATCATATCGCCCGGTGTCACCACGTCGGAACTTGCCGACACCATCAGTGACGACAGCGCGCGAGAGGCGATGCGAATCTGGCGGGCGACCGCCATCAGTCCGGAAGCCGTGGCGAATTCGATCCTTTACGCACTCAGCCAGCCCGAAGATGTCGATGTCAGCGAAATCATCATTCGACCGACCGCCAGTCCTCACTAG
- a CDS encoding LysR substrate-binding domain-containing protein, producing the protein MRNLPLASLRAFEAAARHESFVKAATELNLTAAGVSQHVRTVENWLNVPLFVRQTRGVALTAAGREFGGAVTQGLGHIETAASQLRLEIHSRPIGIACIASMATRWLIPQLPRFRAAYPDIRINIVYALEAKTPEAAGVDLLIRHGPRPSPSAVELLRAETRPTCSAEFRARHGELEMPHDLANVELLHDETTDAWARWFAIAGLQKTPKAGPIFADFNLMIGSIIGGQGIGLCPTALIVDELAQGSLVTLSDTASDKDKAYWLIEAKSLSNEAKTFRDWLVVASRERSIHG; encoded by the coding sequence ATGAGAAACCTACCCCTCGCCTCCCTACGCGCCTTCGAGGCAGCAGCGCGTCACGAGAGCTTCGTCAAGGCCGCTACCGAGCTCAATCTGACTGCGGCCGGCGTCAGCCAGCATGTGCGAACGGTGGAAAATTGGCTAAACGTCCCGCTCTTCGTGCGACAGACGCGTGGCGTCGCGCTGACCGCTGCTGGCCGCGAGTTCGGCGGGGCTGTGACACAGGGGCTCGGACATATCGAAACCGCCGCCAGTCAACTGCGGCTTGAGATCCACAGCCGCCCGATCGGCATTGCCTGCATCGCGTCGATGGCAACGCGATGGCTCATTCCGCAATTGCCGAGGTTCCGGGCGGCTTATCCAGACATTCGCATCAACATCGTCTATGCGCTTGAGGCAAAGACGCCCGAGGCAGCCGGTGTCGATCTGCTGATACGCCACGGACCGCGTCCAAGCCCAAGCGCAGTGGAGCTTCTGCGTGCAGAAACGCGCCCCACCTGCTCGGCGGAATTCCGGGCTCGCCACGGCGAGCTTGAAATGCCGCATGATCTGGCCAACGTCGAACTCCTTCATGACGAGACCACCGATGCCTGGGCACGCTGGTTCGCCATCGCCGGCCTCCAGAAGACGCCCAAGGCCGGCCCCATCTTCGCCGATTTCAACTTGATGATTGGATCGATCATCGGCGGCCAGGGCATCGGCCTTTGCCCTACCGCGCTGATCGTAGATGAGCTGGCGCAAGGATCATTGGTGACGCTGTCCGACACAGCCTCGGATAAGGACAAAGCCTATTGGCTCATCGAGGCAAAGAGCCTTTCCAATGAGGCCAAAACGTTTCGTGACTGGCTGGTTGTGGCAAGCCGGGAACGTTCCATCCACGGCTAG
- a CDS encoding amidase: MSKSNPADLGALEARRLIGRKSLSPVELAEACIERVEALNPAVNALVAYNFDRVLEEARLAEEKVSRNEALGPLHGLPFGVKDMIDVAGLPTTFGSEIYRDNIAAKDDAIVAAMREAGAIPFGKTNNPEWSAGGNTRNAVYGATANPHDTTKSAAGSSGGSAVLLATRMAPLATGSDTGGSLRNPAAFCGVVGFRPSPGVVPGDTRAMALMPLPTSGPMGRNVADVALMLSVLARPDRLDPYTVVVDGKTAWQADRFGAGRRPDLASLRIAVTEDFGFAPTERIIRDSFRRVTKRLSSHLGMVEETHPDCADADRIFSVLRGVMFLGTHHKLILSHPDKVGALVRANVEEGLSYGPLDIADALVKQGRFYRDWQTFFETHDYVLCPAVTISPRDWHELYPEEIDGKPTKSYYHWLAMAYASTLAGHPSITIPVGRDTLGMPFGLQIVGRRNDDAGVLQVAAEIEEILAGDTEFGVPRVDLTALEKAPKLAEQPGFMGF; this comes from the coding sequence ATGAGCAAGTCCAACCCCGCGGATCTCGGTGCGCTGGAGGCACGCCGGCTGATCGGACGCAAGAGCCTTTCGCCGGTTGAACTGGCGGAGGCCTGTATCGAGCGGGTCGAGGCGCTCAACCCAGCGGTGAACGCTCTAGTGGCGTATAATTTCGACAGGGTTCTGGAAGAGGCGAGACTGGCCGAAGAAAAGGTGTCGCGCAACGAAGCGCTCGGCCCGCTGCATGGCCTGCCTTTCGGCGTCAAGGACATGATCGACGTTGCCGGCTTGCCCACCACCTTTGGTTCGGAAATTTATCGCGACAATATCGCCGCCAAGGATGATGCTATCGTGGCTGCCATGCGGGAAGCAGGGGCGATCCCGTTCGGCAAGACCAATAATCCGGAATGGAGCGCCGGCGGCAATACCCGTAACGCCGTCTATGGCGCCACCGCCAATCCGCATGACACGACGAAGAGTGCCGCCGGCTCTTCCGGTGGCTCGGCTGTGCTCCTGGCGACCCGAATGGCGCCACTGGCGACCGGATCGGATACGGGTGGCAGCCTGCGCAATCCCGCAGCCTTTTGCGGTGTCGTCGGCTTTCGCCCGTCGCCGGGCGTCGTTCCGGGTGATACCCGCGCTATGGCTCTGATGCCACTGCCGACCAGTGGGCCGATGGGCCGCAACGTTGCCGATGTCGCTCTGATGCTGTCCGTATTGGCGCGGCCGGACAGGCTCGATCCCTACACGGTTGTCGTCGATGGCAAGACCGCCTGGCAGGCGGATCGGTTTGGAGCCGGTCGCCGCCCCGACCTCGCCTCCTTGCGCATCGCCGTTACCGAGGATTTCGGCTTTGCGCCGACCGAACGGATTATTCGTGATAGTTTCAGGCGGGTGACAAAGCGACTGTCGAGCCATCTTGGCATGGTCGAGGAGACACATCCGGATTGCGCCGATGCGGATCGCATCTTTTCGGTTCTGCGCGGCGTGATGTTCTTGGGCACACATCACAAGCTGATTCTGTCCCATCCGGACAAGGTCGGGGCACTCGTCCGCGCCAATGTCGAGGAGGGCCTGAGCTATGGTCCGCTCGATATCGCCGATGCGCTGGTCAAGCAGGGTCGCTTCTATCGCGACTGGCAGACGTTCTTTGAGACCCATGACTATGTGCTTTGCCCGGCGGTAACGATCAGCCCGCGTGACTGGCACGAACTCTATCCGGAAGAAATCGACGGAAAACCGACCAAAAGCTACTATCACTGGCTGGCCATGGCCTATGCCTCGACCCTTGCCGGCCATCCCTCGATCACCATTCCGGTCGGCCGCGACACACTCGGCATGCCCTTCGGCCTGCAGATCGTCGGCCGGCGGAACGATGACGCCGGCGTATTGCAGGTGGCGGCCGAGATCGAGGAAATTCTCGCCGGCGACACCGAATTCGGTGTTCCCAGGGTTGATCTGACGGCTTTGGAAAAGGCGCCCAAGCTTGCTGAGCAACCGGGCTTCATGGGCTTCTGA
- a CDS encoding LysR family transcriptional regulator has product MTDDFEGISVFLAIAEARNFRVAGERLGVTRSAISQSLQRLEDRIGAALVQRTTRSVRLTEAGELFHDLVRPSADQVSHAIQAIREVQARPSGLLRIATSSIAERFISGSLLAGFLEAYPNVKLDITVTDDEFDIVAAGFDAGVRLGEVIAQDMIAVPVSAPQRQCAVASPAYLERRGAPRNPRELVEHICIGWRPRPDAAPYRWEFTEGGRDYDVAVNPALTTNDMGMMIRMARAGAGLTFGMIETFEPYFARNELVPLLEDYCPAFAGFYLYYPKRHRQPLKLRALVEHVRTFEARAAD; this is encoded by the coding sequence ATGACCGACGACTTTGAAGGTATTTCTGTATTCCTGGCGATCGCGGAAGCACGCAATTTTCGCGTGGCTGGCGAGCGCCTTGGCGTCACCCGATCGGCGATCAGCCAATCGCTGCAGCGACTTGAGGACAGAATTGGAGCAGCCCTTGTTCAAAGGACGACCCGTAGCGTCCGCCTCACCGAGGCCGGGGAGCTGTTCCATGATCTCGTCCGCCCGTCAGCCGATCAGGTGTCTCACGCCATCCAGGCAATCCGAGAAGTGCAGGCGCGACCGAGCGGCCTTCTGAGGATCGCCACATCGTCGATCGCTGAGCGTTTCATATCGGGGTCGTTGCTCGCAGGCTTTCTCGAAGCCTACCCGAACGTCAAACTCGATATCACCGTCACCGATGACGAATTCGACATTGTTGCGGCCGGATTTGACGCCGGTGTCCGACTTGGGGAGGTGATCGCGCAGGATATGATCGCCGTGCCTGTCTCAGCGCCACAGCGGCAATGCGCCGTGGCATCGCCAGCCTATCTTGAACGCCGCGGGGCGCCTCGAAACCCGCGCGAACTCGTCGAACATATCTGCATCGGCTGGCGTCCAAGACCGGATGCCGCCCCCTATCGCTGGGAGTTCACGGAAGGAGGACGGGATTACGATGTCGCCGTCAATCCAGCGCTCACGACCAACGACATGGGAATGATGATCCGCATGGCCCGCGCCGGCGCCGGTCTCACCTTCGGCATGATCGAGACGTTCGAGCCCTATTTTGCCCGCAACGAACTCGTGCCTCTCTTGGAAGACTACTGCCCTGCCTTTGCAGGCTTCTACCTCTACTACCCAAAGAGGCACCGGCAGCCGCTCAAACTGCGCGCGCTGGTGGAGCATGTCCGCACGTTTGAAGCTCGGGCTGCGGACTAG
- a CDS encoding urea carboxylase-associated family protein, translated as MQNSPMPPIPSDAHDRRSKPPVVVYPIETLPAADIGLLNGARQSLTKVSETIVPPREARSFHVPKGHFFRIVSIEGSQVGDLNLWNAHDLSERFFSGKTRALHATHVGVGDRLWSSLPSLRPMATITHDTLGWYGWDDDGAGIHDVIGTRCDPYTNRLLKGNDYHHCCHSNLTRALAEEKNISLEAAETHVHDVLNVFMCTGFTRDTHQYFMKASPVRPGDFLEFFAEIDLLGALSACPGGDCGSGHSSDEAACYPLKVEVWQADPEIIAGWSFPERNPYPRTHR; from the coding sequence ATGCAGAATTCACCCATGCCGCCGATCCCTTCCGACGCGCACGACCGCCGCAGCAAGCCGCCGGTCGTGGTCTATCCGATCGAGACGCTTCCGGCTGCGGATATCGGTCTTTTGAATGGAGCGAGACAAAGTCTGACGAAGGTCAGCGAAACTATCGTCCCGCCGAGGGAGGCCCGCAGCTTTCATGTTCCCAAGGGGCATTTTTTCCGGATCGTCAGCATAGAGGGGTCGCAGGTCGGTGACCTAAATCTCTGGAATGCGCACGATCTTTCGGAGCGCTTCTTCAGCGGCAAGACGCGCGCCTTGCATGCCACGCATGTCGGCGTCGGCGATCGATTGTGGAGCAGCTTGCCATCTCTGCGGCCGATGGCGACGATTACCCATGACACGCTCGGCTGGTATGGCTGGGATGATGACGGCGCCGGCATCCACGACGTTATCGGTACACGCTGCGATCCCTATACCAACCGGTTGCTGAAGGGGAACGACTATCATCATTGCTGCCATTCGAACCTGACGCGCGCGCTCGCCGAGGAAAAGAACATATCGCTTGAGGCGGCGGAAACGCATGTGCACGACGTCCTGAACGTCTTCATGTGCACCGGCTTCACGCGCGACACCCACCAGTATTTCATGAAGGCCAGCCCCGTGCGGCCCGGTGATTTCCTCGAATTCTTCGCCGAGATCGATCTTCTAGGCGCACTTTCCGCATGCCCCGGGGGTGATTGCGGCAGCGGCCATTCGAGCGACGAGGCTGCATGCTATCCGCTGAAGGTGGAAGTGTGGCAGGCCGATCCCGAGATCATCGCCGGCTGGAGCTTCCCGGAGCGCAATCCTTACCCGCGAACACACCGATAG
- a CDS encoding amino acid permease: MESMKTTSAEREVFVEEDLGYHKALKPRQIQMIAIGGAIGTGLFLGAGGRLAQAGPALVFVYALCGFFAFLVLRALGELIMYRPSSGSFVSYAREFYGEKMAFAAGWMYWLNWAMTSVADVTAVALYMNFFKHYVPWLAGVDQWVFALTALLVVLAMNMLSVKVFGELEFWFSLIKVVALVTFLVVGIYFVVFGTPLEGHTVGFSIITDNGGFFPNGILPAFVIIQGVVFAYASVELIGTTAGETADPRKVIPGAIRTVVARLLIFYVGSVLLLSLLLPYTAYKAGESPFVTFFGSIGVEGADVIMNLVVLTAVLSSLNAGLYSTGRILHSMAVSGSAPAALAKMNKAGVPYGGIAVTAAVTVLGVALNAVVPAAAFEIALSLSALGIICAWGVIVLCQLKLWHLSRRGELVRPDFRMFGAPYTGILTLVFLFGVLVLMAFDYPVGTWTIASLIVIIPALIAGWYLLRERIHRLAGERTVSAEAPR, from the coding sequence ATGGAATCAATGAAAACCACATCGGCCGAACGCGAGGTATTTGTCGAGGAAGACCTCGGATACCATAAGGCCCTCAAGCCGAGGCAGATCCAGATGATCGCCATCGGAGGCGCGATCGGCACTGGACTGTTCCTGGGCGCAGGCGGGCGACTTGCCCAAGCCGGCCCCGCGCTGGTCTTCGTCTACGCGCTCTGCGGCTTCTTCGCGTTCCTGGTGCTGCGCGCCCTCGGCGAGTTGATCATGTACCGCCCGAGTTCTGGTTCCTTCGTCTCCTATGCCCGTGAGTTCTACGGCGAGAAGATGGCATTTGCAGCAGGTTGGATGTACTGGCTGAACTGGGCGATGACGTCGGTTGCCGACGTGACCGCCGTCGCGCTCTACATGAACTTCTTCAAGCATTACGTTCCGTGGCTGGCGGGGGTGGATCAGTGGGTATTCGCCCTGACGGCACTTCTGGTCGTCCTGGCGATGAACATGCTGTCGGTTAAGGTGTTTGGCGAGCTTGAATTCTGGTTCAGCCTGATCAAGGTTGTGGCCCTTGTGACCTTCCTGGTCGTCGGTATCTACTTCGTCGTGTTCGGAACCCCTTTGGAGGGCCACACCGTCGGTTTCAGCATCATCACTGACAATGGCGGCTTCTTCCCCAACGGTATCTTGCCTGCCTTCGTCATCATTCAGGGGGTTGTGTTTGCATACGCCTCGGTCGAACTGATCGGCACCACGGCAGGCGAAACCGCCGATCCTCGTAAGGTCATCCCGGGCGCCATCCGTACCGTTGTCGCACGTCTTCTGATTTTCTATGTCGGCTCGGTACTGCTGCTCTCGCTTCTCCTGCCCTACACGGCCTATAAAGCCGGCGAGAGCCCCTTCGTGACCTTCTTCGGCTCCATCGGGGTAGAGGGTGCCGACGTCATCATGAACCTCGTGGTTTTGACCGCTGTGCTTTCCTCGCTCAATGCAGGTCTTTATTCGACGGGCCGCATTCTTCACTCGATGGCCGTGTCGGGCTCCGCTCCCGCCGCACTCGCGAAGATGAACAAGGCTGGCGTGCCTTATGGCGGCATTGCGGTGACCGCGGCCGTAACCGTTCTTGGCGTGGCACTGAATGCTGTCGTGCCCGCCGCAGCCTTCGAGATCGCGCTCAGCCTGTCCGCTCTCGGAATCATCTGCGCATGGGGCGTCATCGTGCTTTGCCAACTCAAGCTATGGCACCTGTCGCGTCGCGGCGAGCTGGTCCGGCCTGACTTCCGCATGTTCGGTGCGCCCTATACCGGCATTCTCACGCTCGTCTTCCTCTTCGGCGTGCTCGTGCTCATGGCCTTCGACTATCCGGTCGGCACCTGGACCATCGCTTCGCTTATAGTCATCATTCCGGCGCTGATTGCCGGATGGTATCTGCTGCGCGAGCGTATCCATCGCTTGGCCGGCGAACGCACAGTCAGCGCGGAAGCGCCGCGTTGA
- a CDS encoding oxidoreductase, with the protein MTTTNPAWFITGASSGLGRALAEAVLERGWRAAITARNTEALAELTSRYGDRALALRLDVTDKASIDTAVAAAQGHFGTIDVLVNNAGYGYLAAIEEGDDREIRDQFETNVFGLISVTKRVLPGMRAQRHGHIFNISSLGGLVAFAATGYYHATKFAVEALSESLSHEVALLGIKLTIVEPGAFRTNWAGRSMIESGTVIDDYAETAGKRRQATRAVSGNQPGDPVRAAAAIITAYEAKEPPLRLLLGAPALKIARERLDALRANFDAWAETTLSADFPA; encoded by the coding sequence ATGACAACGACAAATCCCGCCTGGTTCATCACAGGTGCTTCTTCCGGGCTCGGCCGTGCTTTGGCCGAAGCTGTTCTCGAACGCGGCTGGCGCGCGGCCATCACGGCGCGCAATACCGAGGCGCTGGCGGAACTGACTTCGCGCTATGGCGACCGCGCGCTGGCACTGCGGCTCGACGTGACCGACAAGGCCTCGATCGACACGGCTGTTGCGGCTGCGCAAGGACATTTCGGAACGATTGACGTCCTCGTCAACAATGCGGGCTACGGCTATCTCGCTGCGATTGAGGAAGGCGACGATAGGGAAATCCGCGATCAGTTCGAGACAAATGTTTTTGGCCTAATCTCCGTTACGAAGCGAGTTTTGCCGGGTATGCGGGCCCAACGCCATGGTCACATCTTCAACATATCGTCGCTCGGTGGCCTCGTCGCCTTCGCAGCGACCGGCTACTACCACGCCACGAAGTTTGCGGTCGAAGCCTTGTCGGAATCGCTCTCCCATGAGGTTGCCCTGCTCGGGATCAAGCTGACCATCGTGGAACCCGGGGCCTTCCGTACCAATTGGGCAGGCCGCTCGATGATCGAATCCGGGACGGTGATTGACGATTACGCGGAAACGGCCGGCAAGCGCCGCCAGGCGACTCGGGCCGTCTCCGGCAACCAGCCGGGCGATCCCGTCCGGGCCGCAGCCGCGATCATCACCGCCTATGAGGCGAAAGAGCCGCCGTTACGGCTTCTGCTCGGCGCTCCCGCGCTGAAGATCGCGCGTGAACGCCTTGATGCCCTCAGGGCCAACTTTGACGCCTGGGCGGAAACCACGCTCAGCGCCGATTTCCCCGCCTAA
- a CDS encoding aspartate ammonia-lyase has translation MTRREHDLLGTKEIPADVYWGVHTARAVENFQVTGMTIGRNPYLVRGLTFVKEAAAIANHELGLLDRVRMDAIVRACREIRAGALHDQFVVDEIQGGAGTSTNMNANEVIANRALELLGHSKGDYAHLHPNDHVNLSQSTNDAYPTAINIALIEAIDDLAASMTMLKTAFDRKTQEFARFIKMGRTQLQDAVPMTLGQEFRTFVVMLGEDKARLLESAALLHEINLGATAIGTGLNAPRGYAALACEHLSRLTGRPLVTAEDLIEATQDPGAFVHLSGVLKRVAVKLSKTCNDLRLLSSGPRAGIGEITLPAVQAGSSIMPGKINPVIPEMVNQVAYAVIGNDITITMAAEAGQLQLNAFEPIMVRALSQSISQLSAACRILAERCVDGIQANPAIMAERVEQSIGLATALNPLIGYYAATEVAQEALASGRTVSQVVLERGHLTVEQLQKALSPEHLANLPAIVNAEPDLLQ, from the coding sequence ATGACTCGCAGGGAGCACGATTTGCTGGGAACCAAAGAGATCCCGGCAGATGTCTATTGGGGCGTGCATACGGCACGGGCGGTGGAAAATTTTCAGGTCACCGGCATGACGATCGGGCGCAATCCCTATCTCGTCCGGGGTTTGACCTTCGTGAAAGAGGCTGCGGCAATCGCGAACCACGAGCTCGGGCTGCTCGATCGCGTGCGGATGGACGCAATCGTCCGGGCCTGCCGCGAAATCCGCGCCGGCGCGCTTCACGACCAGTTCGTCGTGGACGAAATCCAGGGCGGAGCCGGCACCTCGACGAACATGAACGCAAACGAGGTCATCGCCAATCGCGCTCTTGAACTGCTCGGCCATAGCAAGGGCGACTATGCCCACCTGCACCCGAACGACCACGTCAATCTCAGCCAATCGACCAACGACGCCTACCCGACGGCAATCAACATCGCGCTGATCGAGGCGATCGACGACCTCGCGGCCTCGATGACGATGCTGAAGACCGCCTTCGACCGCAAAACGCAGGAATTCGCCCGGTTCATCAAAATGGGGCGGACGCAGCTGCAGGATGCTGTCCCGATGACGCTCGGACAGGAGTTCCGGACTTTCGTCGTGATGCTCGGCGAGGACAAGGCTCGCCTTCTCGAGTCCGCCGCGCTGCTGCACGAGATCAATCTCGGCGCCACCGCCATTGGCACGGGGCTGAACGCCCCTCGCGGATATGCGGCACTGGCATGCGAGCATCTGTCGCGACTGACGGGCCGACCGCTCGTCACGGCGGAGGACCTGATCGAGGCGACGCAGGATCCAGGCGCATTCGTGCATTTGTCAGGAGTGCTCAAGCGCGTCGCCGTCAAACTGTCGAAGACCTGCAACGACCTTCGGCTGCTCTCCTCCGGCCCTCGCGCCGGCATCGGCGAAATCACCCTGCCCGCCGTGCAGGCTGGATCGAGCATCATGCCCGGCAAGATCAATCCGGTCATCCCGGAAATGGTCAATCAGGTCGCCTACGCGGTGATCGGTAACGACATCACCATCACCATGGCCGCCGAAGCCGGCCAGCTCCAGCTCAACGCCTTCGAGCCCATCATGGTGCGCGCCCTCTCCCAAAGCATCAGCCAGTTGAGCGCCGCCTGCCGCATCTTGGCGGAGCGTTGTGTCGATGGCATCCAGGCCAATCCCGCCATCATGGCCGAACGGGTGGAGCAATCGATCGGGCTTGCCACAGCACTCAATCCGCTGATCGGCTACTATGCAGCCACCGAAGTCGCGCAGGAAGCGCTCGCCAGCGGCCGTACCGTGTCACAAGTCGTCCTCGAACGCGGGCATCTTACCGTCGAGCAGCTGCAAAAGGCGCTAAGCCCAGAGCACCTCGCCAACCTGCCCGCTATCGTCAACGCGGAGCCTGATCTTCTCCAATGA